Proteins encoded by one window of Inmirania thermothiophila:
- a CDS encoding 2-hydroxychromene-2-carboxylate isomerase: MAAPVEFWFDFYSPYGYLASLQIDEIAARHGRATVWRPFLLGPIFQRQGLAPLVEIPLLGDYARHDFARSARLIGAPFRLPSAFPKAGLAPARAFYWLAERDEAKARALARAVFRAVFVEDRDGADPAVVAELAAPLGIERDELLAAVARPEIKERVKAATAEAMARGVCGSPFFFVDGEPFWGNDRLWQVERWLETGGW; encoded by the coding sequence ATGGCCGCGCCGGTGGAGTTCTGGTTCGACTTCTACTCCCCCTACGGGTATCTCGCGAGCCTGCAGATCGACGAGATCGCCGCCCGCCACGGCCGCGCGACGGTGTGGCGGCCCTTCCTCCTGGGGCCGATCTTCCAGCGGCAGGGGCTCGCGCCCCTGGTGGAGATCCCGCTGCTCGGCGACTATGCGCGGCACGACTTCGCGCGCTCGGCCCGCCTCATCGGCGCCCCCTTCCGCCTCCCCAGCGCGTTTCCCAAGGCCGGCCTGGCGCCGGCGCGGGCCTTCTACTGGCTCGCCGAGCGCGACGAGGCGAAGGCCCGGGCCCTCGCCCGGGCGGTCTTCCGCGCCGTCTTCGTGGAGGACCGCGACGGCGCCGACCCCGCGGTGGTGGCCGAGCTCGCCGCCCCCCTGGGGATCGAGCGGGACGAGCTCCTCGCCGCCGTGGCCCGCCCCGAGATCAAGGAGCGCGTCAAGGCCGCCACCGCCGAGGCCATGGCGCGCGGCGTGTGCGGCTCGCCGTTCTTCTTCGTCGACGGCGAGCCCTTCTGGGGCAACGACCGGCTGTGGCAGGTGGAGCGCTGGCTGGAGACCGGCGGATGGTAG
- a CDS encoding carboxyl transferase domain-containing protein, which translates to MSILRSEIDRRSEAYRRNYARNEALVADLRAKVAQAALGGGERARRRHVERGKLLPRERIQRLLDVGAPFLELSQLAGYRLYDGEDVPAGGIITGIGRVAGRECMIVCNDPTVKGGSYYPITVKKHVRAQEIAAANHLPCIYLVESGGANLPRQDEVFPDREHFGRIFYNQANLSARGIPQIAVVHGSCTAGGAYIPAMSDESIIVRRQGTIFLGGPPLVKAATGEVVSAEDLGGADVHCRTSGVTDHYALDDAHALEIARRVVANLNHRKQVPVDVAPPRAPVYDPEELYGLIPEDVRKPFEVREVIARIVDGSEFDEFKALYGTTLVCGFARIWGYPVGIVANNGILFSESALKGAHFVQLCAQRGIPLVFLQNVTGFMVGSKYEAGGIAKDGAKMVTAVACARVPRLTVIIGGSFGAGNYAMCGRAYDPRFLWTWPNARISVMGGEQAANVLAQIRRDAMEARGERWDPEEEEAFKAPIRAQYETQGHPYYATARLWDDGIIDPAETRMVLGLGLSAALNAPIPETDYGIFRM; encoded by the coding sequence ATGAGCATCCTGCGAAGCGAGATCGACCGGCGCTCCGAGGCGTACCGGCGCAACTACGCCCGCAACGAGGCGCTGGTCGCCGACCTGCGGGCGAAGGTGGCCCAGGCCGCCCTCGGCGGCGGCGAGCGCGCCCGGCGCCGCCACGTGGAGCGGGGCAAGCTCCTGCCCCGCGAGCGCATCCAGCGGCTGCTGGACGTGGGCGCGCCCTTCCTGGAGCTGTCGCAGCTTGCGGGCTACCGCCTCTACGACGGCGAGGACGTCCCCGCCGGCGGCATCATCACCGGCATCGGCCGGGTCGCCGGGCGCGAGTGCATGATCGTGTGCAACGACCCCACGGTGAAGGGCGGCAGCTACTACCCCATCACGGTCAAGAAGCACGTGCGCGCCCAGGAGATCGCGGCCGCCAATCACCTGCCCTGCATCTACCTGGTGGAGTCGGGCGGGGCCAACCTGCCGCGCCAGGACGAGGTCTTCCCGGACCGCGAGCACTTCGGCCGCATCTTCTACAACCAGGCCAACCTGTCCGCGCGCGGCATCCCCCAGATCGCGGTGGTGCACGGCTCCTGCACCGCCGGCGGCGCCTACATCCCGGCGATGTCGGACGAGAGCATCATCGTGCGCCGCCAGGGCACCATCTTCCTCGGCGGCCCGCCGCTGGTGAAGGCGGCCACGGGCGAGGTGGTGAGCGCCGAGGACCTCGGCGGCGCCGACGTGCACTGCCGCACCTCGGGCGTGACCGACCACTACGCCCTCGACGACGCCCACGCCCTCGAGATCGCCCGCCGCGTGGTGGCCAACCTCAACCACCGCAAGCAGGTCCCGGTGGATGTGGCCCCGCCGCGCGCCCCCGTCTACGACCCCGAGGAGCTCTACGGCCTCATCCCCGAGGACGTGCGCAAGCCCTTCGAGGTGCGCGAGGTCATCGCCCGCATCGTCGACGGCTCCGAGTTCGACGAGTTCAAGGCCCTCTACGGCACCACGCTGGTGTGCGGCTTCGCCCGCATCTGGGGCTACCCGGTGGGCATCGTCGCCAACAACGGCATCCTCTTCTCCGAGTCGGCCCTGAAGGGGGCGCACTTCGTCCAGCTCTGCGCCCAGCGCGGCATCCCGCTGGTCTTCCTGCAGAACGTCACCGGCTTCATGGTGGGCAGCAAGTACGAGGCCGGGGGCATCGCCAAGGACGGGGCCAAGATGGTGACCGCGGTGGCCTGCGCCCGCGTGCCGCGCCTGACCGTGATCATCGGCGGCAGCTTCGGCGCCGGCAACTACGCCATGTGCGGGCGCGCCTACGACCCGCGCTTCCTCTGGACGTGGCCCAACGCTCGCATCTCGGTGATGGGCGGCGAGCAGGCCGCCAACGTGCTCGCCCAGATCCGCCGCGACGCCATGGAGGCGCGGGGCGAGCGCTGGGACCCCGAGGAGGAGGAGGCCTTCAAGGCCCCCATCCGGGCCCAGTACGAGACCCAGGGCCACCCCTACTACGCCACCGCGCGGCTGTGGGACGACGGCATCATCGACCCCGCCGAGACCCGCATGGTGCTGGGGCTGGGGCTGTCGGCGGCCCTCAACGCCCCGATCCCCGAGACCGACTACGGCATCTTCCGGATGTGA
- a CDS encoding enoyl-CoA hydratase/isomerase family protein yields the protein MSSEPVRTEIDDEGFATVTLNRPELHNAFDDELIARLAGIFRGLAENPRVRVVLLAAEGRSFSAGADLNWMRRMAGYSEAENVEDAMGLARMLETLYRLPRPTIALVHGATFGGGVGLVACCDIALAAPEARFALTEVRLGILPAVISPYVVQAMGMRAARRYILTAERFDAEEARRLGLVHEVVPAEGLRARGLELARQLAGNGPEALAEAKALVDAVAHRPVDEALMRRTAEWIARVRASAEGREGIGAFLEKREPAWRRRPDG from the coding sequence ATGAGCAGCGAACCGGTACGCACCGAGATCGACGACGAGGGCTTCGCCACCGTCACCCTCAACCGCCCCGAGCTCCACAACGCCTTCGACGACGAGCTCATCGCGCGGCTCGCCGGCATCTTCCGCGGGCTCGCCGAGAACCCGCGGGTGCGCGTGGTCCTGCTCGCCGCCGAGGGGCGCAGCTTCTCCGCCGGCGCCGACCTCAACTGGATGCGGCGCATGGCCGGCTACTCCGAGGCCGAGAACGTCGAGGACGCGATGGGGCTGGCGCGCATGCTCGAGACCCTCTACCGCCTGCCCCGGCCCACCATCGCCCTCGTCCACGGCGCCACCTTCGGCGGCGGCGTCGGGCTCGTGGCCTGCTGCGACATCGCCCTCGCCGCCCCCGAGGCCCGCTTCGCCCTCACCGAGGTCCGTCTCGGCATCCTGCCTGCGGTGATCAGCCCCTACGTGGTGCAGGCCATGGGGATGCGGGCGGCGCGGCGCTACATCCTCACCGCCGAGCGCTTCGACGCCGAGGAGGCCCGCCGCCTGGGGCTGGTGCACGAGGTGGTGCCGGCCGAGGGCCTGCGCGCGCGCGGCCTCGAGCTCGCGCGCCAGCTCGCCGGCAACGGCCCGGAGGCGCTGGCGGAGGCCAAGGCGCTGGTGGACGCCGTCGCCCACCGCCCCGTGGACGAGGCCCTGATGCGGCGCACGGCGGAGTGGATCGCGCGCGTGCGCGCCTCCGCCGAGGGGCGCGAAGGCATCGGCGCCTTCCTCGAGAAGCGCGAGCCCGCCTGGCGCCGGCGGCCGGACGGCTGA
- a CDS encoding acetyl-CoA carboxylase biotin carboxyl carrier protein subunit — translation MVCWHGGQHRLRLPRLAAGAEGGAGVTGTVTAPMPGRIVAVAVREGDTVAQGARLLVLEAMKMEHTLTAPAAGRVSAVRCAEGEQVSEGTVLVVIEPEEAAA, via the coding sequence GTGGTCTGCTGGCACGGCGGGCAGCACCGGCTGCGGCTGCCGAGGCTCGCCGCCGGGGCCGAGGGCGGGGCCGGCGTCACCGGCACCGTCACCGCGCCCATGCCGGGGCGCATCGTCGCCGTCGCCGTGCGCGAGGGGGACACGGTGGCGCAGGGCGCCCGCCTCCTGGTGCTGGAGGCCATGAAGATGGAGCACACCCTCACCGCGCCGGCGGCCGGGCGCGTCAGCGCCGTGCGCTGCGCCGAGGGCGAGCAGGTGAGCGAGGGGACGGTGCTGGTGGTGATCGAGCCGGAGGAGGCCGCAGCGTGA
- a CDS encoding hydroxymethylglutaryl-CoA lyase, whose protein sequence is MSLPARVRIVEVGPRDGLQNEPRTVPVQIRAELVRRLADAGLAAVEAGSFVSPRWVPQMADTEAVLAALPPRPGVRYPVLVPNEKGLERALAAGAREIAVFAAASETFSRRNINCTVDESLARFAPVVARARAAGLAVRGYVSCVLGCPYEGAVAPEAVVRVAAALHAMGCYEISLGDTIGVGTPGRARALVKAVAREVPVGQLAVHFHDTYGQALANIYAVLELGVSVVDSAVGGLGGCPYAPGAAGNVATEDVLYLLHGLGIETGVDLDAVVDTAWWIAAALERAPASRVAHALRRRRG, encoded by the coding sequence GTGAGCCTGCCGGCGCGTGTGCGCATCGTCGAGGTCGGCCCCCGCGACGGCCTCCAAAATGAACCCCGCACCGTCCCGGTGCAGATCCGCGCCGAGCTCGTGCGGCGGCTCGCCGACGCCGGCCTCGCCGCGGTGGAGGCCGGCAGCTTCGTCTCCCCCCGGTGGGTGCCGCAGATGGCCGACACCGAGGCCGTGCTCGCCGCCCTGCCTCCCCGCCCCGGGGTGCGCTACCCGGTGCTGGTGCCCAACGAGAAGGGCCTCGAGCGGGCCCTGGCGGCGGGCGCGCGCGAGATCGCCGTCTTCGCCGCCGCGTCCGAGACCTTCTCTCGCCGCAACATCAACTGCACCGTCGACGAGAGCCTGGCCCGCTTCGCCCCGGTGGTGGCCCGCGCCCGCGCCGCGGGGCTCGCCGTGCGCGGTTACGTCTCCTGCGTCCTCGGCTGCCCCTACGAGGGCGCGGTGGCGCCGGAGGCGGTGGTGCGCGTGGCGGCGGCCCTCCACGCCATGGGCTGCTACGAGATCTCCCTCGGCGACACCATCGGCGTCGGCACCCCCGGCCGCGCCCGCGCCCTGGTGAAGGCGGTGGCCCGGGAAGTCCCGGTCGGGCAGCTCGCGGTCCACTTCCACGACACCTACGGCCAGGCCCTGGCCAACATCTACGCCGTGCTCGAGCTCGGCGTCTCGGTGGTCGACAGCGCCGTGGGCGGCCTCGGCGGCTGTCCCTACGCCCCGGGGGCGGCCGGCAACGTCGCCACCGAGGACGTGCTCTACCTGCTCCACGGCCTCGGCATCGAGACCGGCGTCGATCTCGACGCCGTGGTGGACACCGCCTGGTGGATCGCCGCGGCGCTCGAGCGCGCGCCCGCCTCCCGCGTCGCCCACGCCCTGCGCCGCCGCCGGGGCTGA
- the adk gene encoding adenylate kinase, whose product MRIILLGPPGAGKGTQAQAICERFGIPQISTGDMLRAAVKAGTELGRKAKALMEAGQLVPDDLILALVRERLAQPDCGNGFLLDGFPRTIPQAEALRDQGIDIDYVVEIQVDDEEIVRRMSGRRVHPGSGRTYHVVFNPPKVEGRDDVTGEPLVQRDDDKEETVRARLKVYHEQTEPLVHFYRAWAESGDPRAPRYVAVSGVGGLDEVRERILSALA is encoded by the coding sequence GTGCGCATCATCCTCTTGGGCCCGCCCGGCGCGGGCAAAGGCACCCAGGCCCAGGCCATCTGCGAGCGCTTCGGCATCCCGCAGATCTCCACCGGCGACATGCTGCGCGCCGCGGTCAAGGCGGGCACCGAGCTCGGCCGCAAGGCCAAGGCCCTCATGGAGGCGGGACAGCTGGTGCCGGACGATCTGATCCTGGCGCTGGTGCGGGAGCGGCTGGCGCAGCCCGACTGCGGCAACGGCTTCCTCCTCGACGGCTTCCCCCGCACCATCCCCCAGGCCGAGGCCCTGCGCGACCAGGGGATCGACATCGACTACGTGGTGGAGATCCAGGTGGACGACGAGGAGATCGTGCGGCGCATGAGCGGGCGGCGCGTGCACCCGGGCTCGGGCCGCACCTACCACGTGGTCTTCAACCCCCCCAAGGTGGAAGGCAGGGACGACGTCACCGGCGAGCCGTTGGTGCAGCGCGACGACGACAAGGAGGAGACGGTGCGGGCCCGCCTCAAGGTCTACCACGAGCAGACCGAGCCGCTGGTCCACTTCTACAGGGCGTGGGCCGAAAGCGGCGACCCGCGGGCGCCGAGGTACGTGGCCGTCTCCGGCGTCGGCGGCCTCGACGAGGTGCGCGAGCGCATCCTCTCGGCCTTGGCCTGA
- the trxA gene encoding thioredoxin, with the protein MATVTLTKDNFKDTIDRHPIVLVDFWAPWCGPCKSFAPIYEEVSERHPDVVFAKVNTEEEQELAAAFQIRSIPTVMAFREQIIVFAQPGLLPAQALEELLRKIRELDMDQVRREIEAGRQGPA; encoded by the coding sequence ATGGCCACCGTCACCCTCACCAAGGACAACTTCAAGGACACCATCGACCGCCACCCCATCGTGCTGGTGGACTTCTGGGCCCCGTGGTGCGGGCCCTGCAAGAGCTTCGCGCCCATCTACGAGGAGGTCTCGGAGCGGCATCCGGACGTGGTCTTCGCCAAGGTCAACACCGAGGAGGAGCAGGAGCTCGCCGCCGCCTTCCAGATCCGCTCCATCCCCACGGTGATGGCCTTTCGCGAGCAGATCATCGTCTTCGCCCAGCCGGGGCTGCTCCCGGCGCAGGCGCTCGAGGAGCTTCTGCGCAAGATCCGGGAGCTCGACATGGATCAGGTCCGGCGCGAGATCGAGGCCGGACGGCAGGGACCGGCCTGA
- a CDS encoding DUF4126 domain-containing protein — protein sequence MEAVDAIALGMGAAWASGINLYAAVFMLGLLQRMGHIVLPPDLAFVADPLVMGAAGLLYLAEFFADKTPGVDTGWDALHAFVRIPGGAILAAGALGELSPAAELAGYLLGGGLAAGSYTLKAGGRVLINTSPEPFTNWAASIAEDVAVIAGLWTALRHPWLFLGLLVLFLVVLAWLLPRLWRGIRALAARIGRRGGGGGRRAEEG from the coding sequence ATGGAGGCGGTGGACGCCATCGCCCTGGGGATGGGGGCGGCCTGGGCCTCGGGGATCAATCTCTACGCCGCGGTCTTCATGCTGGGGCTGCTGCAGCGCATGGGGCACATCGTCCTGCCGCCGGACCTGGCCTTCGTCGCCGACCCGCTGGTGATGGGGGCGGCGGGCCTCCTGTATCTCGCCGAGTTCTTCGCCGACAAGACCCCCGGCGTGGACACGGGATGGGACGCGCTGCACGCGTTCGTGCGCATCCCGGGCGGGGCGATCCTCGCCGCCGGCGCCCTCGGCGAGCTCAGCCCCGCAGCGGAGCTCGCGGGCTATCTGCTGGGTGGCGGGCTGGCCGCCGGCAGCTACACCCTCAAGGCCGGCGGGCGGGTGCTCATCAACACCTCCCCCGAGCCCTTCACCAACTGGGCCGCCTCGATCGCCGAGGACGTGGCCGTGATCGCGGGGCTCTGGACCGCGCTGCGCCACCCGTGGCTGTTCCTCGGGCTGCTGGTGCTCTTCCTCGTCGTCCTCGCCTGGCTGCTGCCGCGGCTCTGGCGCGGCATCCGGGCGCTGGCGGCGCGCATCGGGCGCCGGGGCGGCGGAGGCGGACGGCGGGCCGAGGAGGGATAG
- a CDS encoding 5'-nucleotidase, with product MASSQPVLVVAISSRALFDLEESHQVFVEQGVEAYARYQIAREDEPLAPGVAFPLVRKLLALNEGGRRRVEVILLSRNSADTGLRVFNSIRHHGLDISRAAFTGGRSPYRYVAPFGAQLFLSADADDVRRALEAGLAAAVILPARSGAAGDGELRIAFDGDAVLFSDEAERVYQREGLEAFQRTEAESAHEPLAGGPFKPFLAALHAIQREFPAGRCPVRTALVTARAAPAHERVIRTLRAWEIRIDEAFFLGGLPKGAFLRAFGADIFFDDQRRHCEDAAAHVPAGHVSHGVVNEPLREAGEG from the coding sequence ATGGCGTCGTCGCAGCCGGTGCTGGTGGTGGCGATCTCCTCGCGGGCCCTCTTCGACCTGGAGGAGAGCCACCAGGTCTTCGTCGAGCAGGGCGTCGAGGCCTATGCCCGCTATCAGATCGCGCGCGAGGACGAGCCGCTGGCGCCCGGCGTGGCCTTCCCGCTGGTGCGCAAGCTCCTGGCCCTCAACGAGGGCGGGCGGCGCCGGGTGGAGGTCATCCTGCTGTCGCGCAACAGCGCCGACACCGGGCTGCGGGTGTTCAACTCGATCCGCCACCACGGGCTGGACATCAGCCGCGCGGCCTTCACCGGCGGACGCTCCCCGTACCGCTACGTGGCCCCGTTCGGGGCCCAGCTCTTCCTCTCCGCCGATGCCGACGACGTGCGTCGCGCCCTCGAGGCCGGCCTCGCCGCGGCGGTGATCCTGCCGGCGCGCAGCGGGGCCGCGGGGGACGGGGAGCTGCGCATCGCCTTCGACGGCGACGCCGTGCTCTTCTCCGACGAGGCCGAGCGGGTCTATCAGCGGGAGGGCCTGGAGGCCTTCCAGCGCACCGAGGCGGAATCGGCGCACGAGCCGCTCGCGGGCGGGCCGTTCAAGCCCTTCCTCGCGGCCCTGCACGCGATTCAGCGCGAGTTCCCCGCGGGTCGCTGCCCGGTCCGCACCGCGCTCGTGACCGCGCGCGCGGCGCCGGCGCACGAGCGGGTCATCCGCACCCTGCGCGCGTGGGAGATCCGCATCGACGAGGCCTTCTTCCTCGGCGGGCTGCCCAAGGGGGCGTTCCTGCGCGCCTTCGGCGCCGACATCTTCTTCGACGATCAGCGGCGCCACTGCGAGGACGCGGCCGCCCACGTGCCCGCCGGGCACGTGTCCCACGGCGTCGTGAACGAGCCCCTGCGCGAGGCGGGCGAGGGCTGA
- a CDS encoding TRAP transporter large permease, giving the protein MSWALLPAVLVGAPLFALVAVASMAGFAAEGVDPAALVVEVLRLGQTPVLAAVPMFTLAGYVLSEARTADRLVALSCATLGWMPGGLALVSLVACALFTAFTGASGVTIIALGALLYPALRKAGYGERFSLGLVTSAGSLGLLFAPSLPLILYGVVVQQMEGVSGVTIERLFLAGLVPGLLMVAAMSAWAIWVQRGRRGGCAPFSRQELARALWAARWELPIPPLVLGGIYGGWLAVSEVAVAVLLYVILVEVVILREVGPRRLLWAVRESAVLVGAVFVIVGTALAFTNLLVEWDLPARLTAAVQAHLASRWQFLLALNVFLLLLGAVLDVFSALVIVVPLLVPLARAYGVDPLHLGVIFLANMQIGYFTPPVGMNLFIASHRLGRPVLALYRAAVPFMLLLMAVVLVITFVPSLSLGLAGAG; this is encoded by the coding sequence ATGAGCTGGGCGCTGCTGCCGGCGGTGCTCGTGGGGGCGCCGCTCTTCGCCCTCGTCGCGGTGGCCTCGATGGCGGGCTTCGCCGCCGAGGGCGTGGATCCGGCGGCGCTGGTGGTGGAGGTGCTGCGCCTGGGGCAGACGCCGGTGCTGGCGGCGGTGCCGATGTTCACCCTCGCCGGCTACGTCCTCAGCGAGGCCCGCACCGCCGACCGGCTGGTGGCGCTGAGCTGCGCCACCCTCGGCTGGATGCCGGGCGGTCTGGCGCTGGTCTCCCTGGTCGCCTGCGCCCTCTTCACCGCCTTCACGGGGGCCTCGGGGGTGACCATCATCGCCCTCGGGGCGCTGCTCTACCCGGCGCTGCGCAAGGCCGGCTACGGCGAGCGCTTCAGCCTCGGCCTCGTCACCAGCGCCGGCAGCCTCGGGCTGCTCTTCGCCCCCTCGCTGCCGCTCATCCTCTACGGGGTGGTGGTGCAGCAGATGGAGGGGGTGAGCGGGGTCACCATCGAGCGGCTCTTCCTCGCCGGCCTCGTCCCGGGGCTGCTGATGGTGGCGGCCATGAGCGCATGGGCGATCTGGGTCCAGCGCGGGCGGCGCGGCGGCTGCGCCCCCTTCTCGCGGCAGGAGCTCGCGCGGGCGCTGTGGGCCGCGCGCTGGGAGCTGCCGATCCCGCCGCTCGTCCTCGGGGGCATCTACGGCGGCTGGCTCGCGGTGTCGGAGGTGGCGGTGGCGGTGCTCCTCTACGTCATCCTGGTGGAGGTGGTGATCCTGCGCGAGGTCGGCCCGCGGCGCCTGCTCTGGGCGGTGCGCGAGTCCGCGGTGCTGGTGGGGGCGGTGTTCGTCATCGTCGGCACCGCGCTCGCCTTCACCAACCTCCTCGTGGAATGGGACCTGCCGGCGCGGCTGACGGCGGCGGTGCAGGCCCACCTGGCGTCGCGCTGGCAGTTCCTGCTCGCCCTCAACGTCTTCCTCCTGCTCCTCGGGGCGGTCCTGGACGTGTTCTCGGCGCTGGTGATCGTCGTGCCCCTGCTCGTGCCCCTGGCGCGGGCCTACGGGGTCGATCCCCTGCACCTGGGCGTCATCTTCCTCGCCAACATGCAGATCGGCTACTTCACGCCCCCGGTGGGGATGAACCTCTTCATCGCCAGCCACCGACTGGGCCGGCCGGTGCTCGCCCTGTACCGGGCCGCGGTGCCGTTCATGCTGCTCCTGATGGCGGTGGTGCTGGTGATCACCTTCGTGCCCTCGCTGAGCCTGGGGCTCGCCGGCGCGGGCTGA
- a CDS encoding TRAP transporter small permease, with amino-acid sequence MSTRAPCAPWWPGAREAGESRLLRALAWAEDAVLVLTLGLLVGLGAAAMALRNLGLDGLAWAEPAARQVVLWLVFLGAVVAAREDRHIAIEVLARALPARWEDAGAGFARLFAAAASAAVAWHAARLGWMERGAGGGGAVPLALQDGVMVAAFALIAFHYLLHALGRLRCLVRGRSR; translated from the coding sequence GTGAGCACCCGCGCGCCCTGCGCGCCGTGGTGGCCCGGCGCCCGCGAGGCCGGCGAGTCGCGCCTGCTCAGGGCGCTGGCGTGGGCGGAGGATGCCGTGCTGGTGCTCACCCTGGGGCTGCTCGTGGGTCTGGGGGCGGCGGCGATGGCGCTGCGCAACCTGGGTCTCGATGGCCTCGCCTGGGCCGAACCCGCCGCCCGCCAGGTGGTGCTGTGGCTGGTGTTCCTGGGCGCGGTGGTGGCCGCGCGGGAGGACCGGCACATCGCCATCGAGGTCCTCGCGCGCGCCTTGCCCGCGCGCTGGGAGGATGCCGGCGCCGGGTTTGCGCGCCTGTTCGCCGCCGCCGCCAGCGCGGCGGTGGCCTGGCACGCGGCGCGCCTGGGCTGGATGGAACGGGGCGCCGGGGGCGGGGGGGCGGTGCCGCTGGCGCTCCAGGACGGGGTGATGGTCGCGGCCTTCGCCCTCATCGCCTTCCACTACCTGCTGCACGCGCTGGGGCGGCTGCGCTGCCTGGTGCGGGGGCGGTCGCGATGA
- the dctP gene encoding TRAP transporter substrate-binding protein DctP, producing the protein MGTRRWREEGWRRLRALAAGMLLGLAATPAAALELKLATLAPEGSSWMARLRQADAEIREATGGRVGLRLFGGGVMGDDVSVLRKMRIGQLHGGIFTAGSLAALSPELELYSLPFLFRSHAEVARVRARFDGELLGGLAAHGLEGIGIAGGGFAYVMSREPVRAVADLEGRKVWMPAGDPLAGAVMKAVLAATSGITVVPLPLGDVYAALQTGLVDTVATSAIGAIVLRWNAAVRYLTDVPLLYVYAVLVVDRKALARIAAADRGRVVEALRRAFADIDRGNVEEEARAREALRAQGVSFVTPEPEELRRWRELGRTARALLIRTGGVDPARVAHLEQALAELRGEGR; encoded by the coding sequence ATGGGCACGAGACGGTGGAGGGAGGAAGGATGGCGGCGCCTGCGGGCCCTGGCGGCCGGGATGCTCCTGGGGCTTGCGGCGACCCCGGCGGCGGCCCTGGAGCTCAAGCTCGCGACGCTGGCCCCCGAGGGCTCATCCTGGATGGCCCGGCTCCGGCAGGCGGACGCGGAGATCCGCGAGGCCACCGGCGGCCGCGTGGGGCTGCGCCTCTTCGGTGGCGGGGTGATGGGGGACGACGTCAGCGTCCTGCGCAAGATGCGCATCGGTCAGCTCCACGGCGGCATCTTCACCGCGGGCTCGCTCGCCGCCCTCTCGCCGGAGCTGGAGCTCTACAGCCTGCCGTTCCTGTTCCGCTCCCACGCGGAGGTGGCGCGGGTGCGGGCCCGCTTCGACGGCGAGCTCCTGGGGGGCCTTGCCGCCCACGGGCTCGAGGGCATCGGCATCGCCGGCGGGGGCTTCGCCTACGTGATGTCGCGCGAGCCGGTGCGCGCGGTGGCCGACCTGGAGGGCCGCAAGGTCTGGATGCCGGCCGGTGATCCTCTCGCCGGGGCGGTGATGAAGGCGGTGCTTGCGGCCACCTCCGGCATCACGGTGGTCCCGCTGCCCCTCGGCGACGTCTACGCGGCGTTGCAGACGGGGCTGGTGGACACGGTGGCGACCTCGGCCATCGGCGCCATCGTGCTGCGATGGAACGCCGCGGTGCGCTATCTCACGGACGTGCCGCTGCTCTACGTCTATGCCGTCCTCGTGGTGGACCGCAAGGCCCTGGCGCGGATCGCCGCCGCGGACCGCGGGCGGGTGGTGGAGGCGCTGCGGCGCGCCTTCGCCGACATCGACCGCGGCAACGTCGAGGAAGAGGCGCGTGCCCGCGAGGCCCTGCGTGCGCAGGGGGTGAGCTTCGTCACGCCGGAACCGGAGGAGCTCCGCCGCTGGCGGGAGCTGGGGCGGACGGCGCGGGCGCTGCTGATCCGCACCGGGGGCGTCGACCCGGCACGGGTGGCCCACCTCGAGCAGGCGCTCGCCGAGCTGCGGGGGGAGGGGCGGTGA